The following is a genomic window from Bufo gargarizans isolate SCDJY-AF-19 chromosome 10, ASM1485885v1, whole genome shotgun sequence.
CCGTACCATGGATTGCACATgaccagtgcccgtatattgcggactggccatttacggttgtgtgcatgagcccttagggagcattcacacgaccgtgtttttctTCTGCGTCGATTCCGCAATTTTTGCAGAcaatgcacggacccattcatttctatgggtccgcaaaaattgcggaatgcctttcattgtcacccgtgtgctgtccgtttctttcttttttagaacatgtcctatacttggccgcaaattgcggtctgtggccccatagaaattcaatgggtccgtaaaaaacggatagcacactaaaatgcatccgtatgtcatccgttttctttttttacggacccctggactgaaaacattctaggaaaccccatttgagttttttgcggaccttgaaaaacggatgacacatggaagtaccacgtccgtattatacggacttacggaacgataactgaagacatacggaacacccggatccgtgatttgtggaccgcaaaaccaacacggtcgtATGAATGCTCCCTTAGGAAGAGAAACACCCCACTGCTCGCACTATCTGTACTTTACCATAGCTGGAGGACATAGCAGTGCAGTAAGGAGGGATGACGTCATTACACAGCGTTATATGCTTATTCTATACAGGGGGATAGCCCCGCCCCCAGCCATATGGAAGACACACCCACAGGTAACACAAATAGATTGAAACAAGTGAGAGTTCCTGCGTAGTAATTCGTTACGGTACATGATGTGTCGCCCCTGCACACTGCCTGATGTGTACAACAACCGGACACCCAGAAAAACACATTTACGTTTGTTTTAACGTCCTTTGCTTTGTAATAAAAAAGTACGCATGCGCAAATCCCGCTGGATGGCAGCCGCCGTCTTCCCCTTTGCGAACTCTATTCCCTGCGACGTAAGCGCTGGTTGGCACTGTGCACATACGCACTGCGCATGCTCAATAATATCACGTGATGCTTTCACTTTCTTAAAGGAGCAGAATAGAAGTGACAGCGACATCGATCTATAATGTCCCGGGCTGTCCGGGATCAGTATGACCGGAGGTATCACGTGACTGATAGCCGAACTAATCCTAAGGGGTTTACCGAGTACAAGGTGATTGCTGAAGTAAGTGACAACCGCTGTGTTCTGTGTGGCCGCTCTGTGTCTGGTGGAGAGCGATCACTCTGCGCTCCGGAGTCCTTGTCACTGGTGATCAGTCAGCGATCAGAGGGTCTTGTGCTTTCCTGGGACACTGGCGGAGGGGGCACATACAGAAAGTTCTAAAGGTGCCGCTCCCTGAGCCTACTGGGCAGTGCCCCCTGCTGCCTCTGGTGTTGGCAGTAGGACTGGCACCGCCTGTACCACTCCCTGGTTCTCCTGGCTGATGGACCTGTCTGACCTTCCTGTGTGACCTGTTACTGATATGTTCATATACAGTCTGTGTCCATCACTGCAGACTAGCGTTACAGTGTGACAGTTCACCGCTGCTGGCTGCAAAGTATTACCTTAGTGCCCCAATATACTCGTCAAAATCTGCCACATATCCCGTGAGGTCTCTGCCGTCGTTTCCCTCTTTCGGTTTAGCTCCCGCCACAGTTTCCCGTGGTGTCCGGTCTCATAAAATTCCTCGGCCACATGTACAGTGGTGTGGGCACAGATGCCATGAGCTTTGTGGTGGGGAATCTGCAGTGAAATCCATCATGAAAATCTGCCATGTGATCATATCCTCAGGGTGCGGCCACACCAGGTCAGGCTTTTTGATGCAGTTCTGGAAGCCAAAccaagtcatatctgtccttcaAGGGGATGTGCAAAAATTAGGGGTGGGTTTGGCACGCCACTTGGGACGGACCTATGAAGGGAGATGTTTCCCGgcgctggctccccgctccttctcctccaggcctgcaatgctccACTGGGCACCCTCGCTGTAGATATCTGGTTCTACATCGCCTGCAGCCAATCATGGGCCACTGCGGAGGCCAGATCCccttgcgtcatgtgaccatttgtcaagAGGTTAGGTGATCCGGTAACCGCCATGGCCAGTGTGGCAGCACCCTTGATGGTATGGCTCTACAGTGTGGCTGGTCGTGTACAGCCAGGCCATGCCTACCCACAGTGGCCACACAATTTTCCGCCAAAATCATGCAGCCACTGGCTGCGGTGGGTGGGCTTGGCTTGGTTGCATGCAGACCGCCGTGCTCCTATACTATCGCAGATTAGGAGTCAGCCCCTTGGCATTATTTGTTTCTATAATACAGCTGCTGAGTGTGAACAcactcttaggctccattcacacgtccgcaaatgggtccgcatccgttccacaaaagatagaacatgtcctattcttgtccgcagcttacggacaagaataggcatttctataggggtgccgggcgggtgtgttgcggatccgcaatttgcgggtccgcaacacaccacggacgtgtgaatgaagccttacactgGCATACTTTTTAGTCAAATACATTTATCAGTACAAGCAGATCCTGAATCGGGCACTGCAGTTCCTTAGTTTTTGGCCCggacccaccaatcagctgttttgtttTTCAGTGCCGGAAACAGATGGCAGAATTACACGGCTCCATCCACCATGTAATGGACAGAGCTGCTCGCTGCTCCTATTCACTAGCCTAGGGATCAGCAATCTCCGGCACTTGAATCCTCAttttactgctatgggagttacaaaaacagcctagtaaatgtgcatgctgggagttgtagttttgcagcagctggagtgccggaggttgctgatccctgcaccaGCCTCTACACATTGTGCAGTTCCTGAGCCCGCTTCCAGCACTGAAGCAACTtcaaaacagctgataggcaggggtaccaggagtcggacccccgccgatcagatattgaggatGAACCATCAGTATAAGAATCCTGAATGACCCCTTtaagtaagtgttttttttattatctgaTCATCAGGCTCCTaagttgtttctgtgtgtctCTGACCATGTAACAAACTGTTTTGTCATTTTTCCACAGTTTATATCAAAGAAGAACCCTCAGGATGTTAAAGAGGTATTTTTCAGTTATAGACACCACAGCATCTTTTATATTGTCTGTTCCCCAATGTGTAACTGTATCTACACCATATAACAGATGGTTGGTTATTCCCGTCTTGGCATATTGCTAGTATATGCCACCAACAtataatcggtgggggtctggcCTCTGGGAACCCCAGTGGTCACAAGAATGAAGGGGCCGCAGAGCTGATTTAGCGATGTCTTCCCCGCACATTGGCGCTCTCAGCCACCTGACTATCCGGCGCTTTTCTATCTTCTTTGTTAGGGTTCAGCATTCTGCTGGGTGCTTTGTCATTCTTGGTTTGGATTCTGTGGGGAGATCTATCCAGACTGACGGTCTTACACTGGTCTTATCCCCTGCGCTGGCCTCCTCCAGCAGTCTGTGCGCCCAGTCAGAAGTCTATGGCAGCTCGGAGATTTACCCTAGAAATCTGCTATAAATGAAGGGATAGAATAAATCCCCCTGTGTTTGTACTGGCTCTATAAAAGGATTCAGGGCGGACTATGCCTGTGACGGAGCATTCAGTGGCGGCAGTGGGGATTATCACACCTTCAGCTTCCTCCGCTGCCGCCCCAGACAGGAGGAAGCAGAGGACTTGCTGCAATGGGCCATGCCGGGGTGTTCTCACAATATTTTGAGGGGGGCACTCTAACCTATAAAGTAATACACTGTACACCTCCTGGTTTAACCACAGAAATCCTGATTATATACTGGAACATTATCTTTTAGATTGTCGTTTGGAAACGCTACAGCGACTTTAAGAAACTTCATGGAGAACTCTCGTATACTCATAGAAACCTCTTCCAGCGGACTCAGGAATTCCCTCCATTTCCCCGTGCTCAGGTTTTTGGTGAGTCACAGCGAGAATTCACGgttcctcgggggggggggggatttatcaaaactggtgtaaaggaaaactagcttagttgcccatagcaaccaatcagataccacctttcattttccagagctcctttgcaaaatgaaaggtggaatctgattggttgctatgggctactaagccagtgTTCCTGTGCAGcagttttgatgaatctcccccgGTTACTATGAAGCCAATGATAGACTGAGGAGATGACAAATCACTCAATTCCCTCCCTTGGTTTCTTTTTTGGACCTGGCTGTGTGGAGATGTGTATTGGGAATTTGTTTGAAAATTAAGCATCTGTGCAAAAAGTCTTTGAATAAAATCTGtaggtttttttttgtctgcagctGCTAAgtgatgtgtctccatggtaacacgTCACAAACAAACCCTGTAAAGCCTCATCCTGCAGTGCTGTTGTCATCTACATGTCCCTTACTATTTGCTGACCATCCACATCAGTGGGATCAGCCGCCAATCTAATGTGTAGGGGAGCCCGCCAGCTCTCCCCCAATGTAAGATGAGCAGCGGGTACCTTGGGGAGATACGTTGCTGCCAGGGATGTCCAGCAGCATCTTTGTCCCCATTTAAGACACTTACATGCTCAACCGAGCTGAGCATGCAAGTGTATAGAGGTGTCAGGAGAACTAGCTGTCAGCTGAATGAGGTACCACCACCGGCCATCTGATAAGAATAAACAGGAAGTGGTGAAGGTAGACTTCtcctttcaaagttttttttgttgGGAGTCCAGTATTGATGGTCTAAACAGGAACTCGGAAACAGGGATTTGTAGAGTCTATCTCTTCTATTTTAAAGTTAAAGTGATTttacaggcttttaatattgatgacctaccctcagctGTATGACGGGATGGAACGTGCCATCTGCTGTCTCTCtccctgctcgctgctgctatgtaGACAGGAGACGGCACATGTGCATGGCGCATGCCTtcccatacagctgatcggcgggggtgccggttgtcgatctgatattgatgttttGTCTAGGTCtctaggattttaatattgatagcctgtccttaggttaggtcatcaacatctgctttggggggggggggggggctcccagCACCCCAACAGTCAGACAGTCAGCTGCTTCTGCACAGCATACCAAGCAGAGCCACAtgtagtatagtggctgtgcttggtgctACATCCCAGGCCCATCCacatgaatgggactgagttgcacGGAGGCCGCATCGCTTAGCGGTGTTCCAACAGCCGATGGgcagggtgctgggagtcagacctccactgatcagatattgacctatcctgaaacCATTATTCCTGAAAGCCTGGCAGTTTATACCCTTGGTCTTCCTGGGCCCACACAGAGAATGTTAGCAGTTGGAGAGCTCCAGTTGCACCACTGCACTTCAATAACGCCCTTCATGGTCGTTGCATGTGACTAGCTGAAGTCACATGAAAACCTCATGAAATCACTTGATTGTTAAAATTGGAGctattgcacacaaaaaaaaaaaaactgtgcgtgcccccccccccccaagatcaTGTGAAAAATAAAGCTCTTTATAGCTGTACCGGGCGGGACTAAACCTGGAGGATCTACAGTAATTGTACATGTCAGAGCCGAACTAGGATTCACAGGAcccaggaacacacagcattaccTGCTGCAGTAGTACTGGCTGTTTGCCCTCATGATCAGAACCCTATAGAGCAGGGATaaccaacctgcggccctccagctgttgcaaaactacaactctcaacatgccATGATAGCTGtagcctgggagttgtagttttgtaacagctggagtgccgcaggttgggGATCCCTGCTGTGGAGGGTTTGTACTAAGCTGTAAGCTTCTCCAGATCCATTTCAGTAGTGGACCTTTTCATCGTGAAGACCTGCACTGCCATTCATTCACTCTTTACACCCTGATTATACCGACGTGCCGAGACCTTCGCTGTGCAGCCAGGCTCATGCATCGGTTTGTAGGAGACTGAATTCTGCTGCTAACCATCGGACAGGCTGGCAACTTGTAAAAGAGGGCAGGAGTGACGCTAGTGTAGAAAATAACTAGTGCCACCatgtatttaaagggcatctgttagcagattttaatgtatgaaactggctgacctgttggcagctgaaggcatccgtgttagtcccatgttcatatgtgcccgcattgctgagaagaatgaagttttaatttatgaaaatgatcctctaggagcaacgggggcgttacaatcacacctagaggctctgctctctctgcaactggcaccccctctgcactttgatagggccaggcagtgtaaatgtgatcacgctTGGCCCAGACGTCTCCTAAATcccattaaagtgcagagggcatagcagttgcagagagagcagagcctctagaagtAATGACAATGGGCTGGGCATAGAATACATGGGGATGCATGCACTTGGGGTCAGGCGGTTTATATCTTTGCTCCTGGAGTTTGCACCAAGTGGCATGGACtaatgcaggcatgtccaaactgcggccctccagctgttgcaaaactacaactcccagcatgccctaatggctgtaagctacccaggcatgctgggagttgtagttttgcaacagctggagggccgcagtttggacatgcctggactAATGGCACCGCAACACAATAACCATTATATCATTAGATTTGAAAAGCTCCATAAAAAAGGCTGAGCTTTGTGATCTGTGGGGGTTGGCTATGGCATATACTGACCCCTTCAGGTACTGGGCAGTAATGCAGATGGACTAGTTACTATAACCGTACATCCACCCTTCAGATGACCGGTGATAAGCAAATATACTTTTTTGCTTGTGTGTGAtatttctctttatatataatcttacATTTTGGATTTGGTGACATGTTCAGACTTGTATTCAGTATTTGTGGTTTGCATTTTCCAGGACGCTTTGAAGCACCTGTTATAGAAGAACGAAGACAAGCTGCAGAAGATACGCTGAGGTTCACAGTGAGCATCCCAGCCCTTAATAATAGTCCACAACTAAAGGAGTTTTTCAGGGTAAGATATTTAGCAATAGGTTAATAATTCAGGACTGGTGATTTACTGTTCTTATGGCCTTGCATGTGTCCTATCTCCAGACAGGAGAGGTTACAATGCGATCAGATGGTCCAGACTCAGGAGATGCAGCAGTGTTGCCTCCTCCTCTAATCCCAGAACCGGTAAGAAGCTCTTCTACAGAACTACAGGAAGAGTTGGATGACTTTGATGAGCTAGAGACACAAGTGTTGTCTGACGTCAAGGATACCATCAGTAGTAGTGGTAAGTGTAACGGCACACACTATTGGGGTACATCCACACAGGATGGATATGCACATGCTGCCGAAAAAAATCTGTAGCTTAAATTGACCTGTGATGCAGATCTTGCATCCGCAGTATGTAATACATGCTGCAAATATCCACCACGGAttaaccctttgcaatgcataggtTGGAATCCACAGCAGacagcagaggaatttccaccccaTGTGTCCGATCCcttagagcagggatgtcaaactcgtggccctccagctgttgcaaaactacaacttaccatcatgcctgggcatactacagctatcagggaatgatgggagttgtagttttgcaacatctggagggccatgagtttgacatccatgccttaGAGGGTGTAGACTTCGTAGACTTCTCCATTGTCTACCCAGatgctttttttttggggggggagggggggggggaagctgtaCATACACTTCTAGGCTTCCTGTCAGCAAAAGACCCCAAGACATTGTCTCCGTGAGAACTGCGAATATGCCAATCTTGGATTCACATCCACATGCTATTGCTTCTCAGCAtggtgtagctaggctttcctgcACCCGGGGCAAGGATTCAGATTTGCATCCCTCTTCCACGCTTTCATgtaccccctcactgtagttatgcccacttttgtgccccctcacagagttatgtcctccttgtggacCCTAGTGCCCTCTCCAGctgcataaaagaaaaaaaacaacccaCAAATACCTGCTTCCCTGATGACGGGCACATCCCACACGGGTATCGCACTGCTGGTTGTGTAGGAGGCCGAACCCCGGCTTTCAgggctcctcccacagccagcagcgggATGTGCGGCTTGAGGGGAGAGCGCCGGCAGAACAGTGACGCAGAGAGCGgagggctccctgcttcactattaAAACAAACTGCCAGCCAGTGAAAAGAACTGCCtggcaggcccccccccccccctcccagcctCTGCACGTGCCCGTCTGCCCCCCCACTATGCCCCCTGCTTCCACAAGACACTTtatatacattttgatcaaaatgaatCAAGGTGTCCTCTTCCGAGTGGGTCCCTACTCTAATTTGGCGTGGAGCCACATGTGGAACATTGCAGCTGCAACACGGCACCTGCAGACAACGGCAGAGTACCCCAACAATGCTTCTGCTGTCAGGCTAAGCACCCTCGACACTGGGCCCCACCGACTTATAACGCCACAGCAACAACAGCCACCATGCAGCACTGCTTCATGTGAACAGATCTCAAGATCTTACATGTGGTTTCAGAAACCAGACTGAGACCAGCTtttagcccttacacagtctcACAGATTATAATTTGGCCCAGTGCTACATGGCGGCGACCACCACAACATCCTCTATACAACACTGCCCCAGGTCTCAAAAGTTCACCTTTTGGTGTGGCCTCAGAAGAACAGACTGAGACCAAGTAGCTATTTATCCTTGTGGAGCTGGGCTAGAGCTGTGTTGGACCTTTCTCCTGCATTTTTTGGGTACTGGTAGATACTTGGaggctcttaggcctctttcacatgggcgtcgcgtgtgaaggccggataggatgcgggtgcgtggcgggaaaatgcgtgatttttcagcacgagtgcaaaacattttaatgcattttgaacgcgcgtgagaaaaatcagcatgtttggtacccagacccgaacccggacttcttcacagaagttcgggtttgggtttggtgttctgtagattttattattttcccttatagcatggttataaggggggaaaaaaatagcattcttgatacagaatgctaagtaaattagggatggaggggtaaaaaaaaaaaatatataaaataaatttaactcccctcatccacttgttcgcgcagcccggcttttcttatttcttctttgatgacctggtagaaaaggacctgtggtgatgtcactgcgctcatcacatgttccatcacatggtccatcaccatggtgatagatcatgtgacagaccatgtgatgagtgcagtgacgtcaccacaggtccttttccttctgggcatcaaagaagaagatagaaaagaagccgggctgcccgaacaagtggatgaggtgcgttttattattattattattgttattattatattttttttaacccctccattcctattttactaagcattctgtattaagaatgctattattttcccttataaccatgttataagggaaaataataatgatggagtccccatcccgatcgttttctagcaaccatgtgtgaaaatcgcactgcatccgcacttgcttgcgatttttacgcagccccattcacttctatggggcctgcgttgcgtgaaaaatgcacaatatagagcatgctgcgatttttcacgcaacacacaagtgatgcttgaaaatcactgctcatgtgcacagccccatagaaatgaatgggtccggattcagtgcgggtgcaatgcgttcacctcacgcattgcacccgcatgg
Proteins encoded in this region:
- the SNX15 gene encoding sorting nexin-15 isoform X1: MSRAVRDQYDRRYHVTDSRTNPKGFTEYKVIAEFISKKNPQDVKEIVVWKRYSDFKKLHGELSYTHRNLFQRTQEFPPFPRAQVFGRFEAPVIEERRQAAEDTLRFTVSIPALNNSPQLKEFFRTGEVTMRSDGPDSGDAAVLPPPLIPEPVRSSSTELQEELDDFDELETQVLSDVKDTISSSEPSQFDLLFDLNEDIGQTGEEETASPTAAPKTLAPDDLALFDPCYAEDGALLETESSLNLLSLRCEVEEPAPALPLGEEDGALYLSLATAEVQKAMEKETAGDYPEAFRLFRNAVDVLLKGVKDDRCPDRRDVVRRRTAEYLHHAEQIFQDHMSGSTE
- the SNX15 gene encoding sorting nexin-15 isoform X2, yielding MSRAVRDQYDRRYHVTDSRTNPKGFTEYKFISKKNPQDVKEIVVWKRYSDFKKLHGELSYTHRNLFQRTQEFPPFPRAQVFGRFEAPVIEERRQAAEDTLRFTVSIPALNNSPQLKEFFRTGEVTMRSDGPDSGDAAVLPPPLIPEPVRSSSTELQEELDDFDELETQVLSDVKDTISSSEPSQFDLLFDLNEDIGQTGEEETASPTAAPKTLAPDDLALFDPCYAEDGALLETESSLNLLSLRCEVEEPAPALPLGEEDGALYLSLATAEVQKAMEKETAGDYPEAFRLFRNAVDVLLKGVKDDRCPDRRDVVRRRTAEYLHHAEQIFQDHMSGSTE